One Aphelocoma coerulescens isolate FSJ_1873_10779 chromosome 6, UR_Acoe_1.0, whole genome shotgun sequence DNA window includes the following coding sequences:
- the ITPRIP gene encoding inositol 1,4,5-trisphosphate receptor-interacting protein produces the protein MPVGLFRVCLLVITAIVNHPLFFPKENGTVPESTEEIIQKMKEREESLRLEQLRLEQEIADQEATQKALEKAAVVVEESKEEKVRWDIWTALSMVIFLLIELWRQDFQEGNWQDTGGEEDDMAVLGKAFKGVAFPDKAVLASFYEKRILGTTGDMARMREMVEGFADDLLEALRSVCNRDADMEVEDCVGVGSMYENWRVRKPFVCDLIVPFAPPEPYCFRCQTWCSGDSFPPDEQGYGTIKVCRADEDATGCICDKTKLGEDMLCLLHSQVSSTRPSSEMEDLLCFKNTQYLDADQVMKWFQIAVTKAWNRISHKYEFDLSFSLLDSPGALKIKFKSGKSIAFNLTPVVQYENSDVYFISHFPRSSLAADIPSSTHWFLTFSVYERRFIQLVSKTLPANACHVSCLQILSFLHGKQCSLTGPSGLTNYHLKTVLLHLLQACPSQDWAPEKLEARLQDMLKFLEKCLHEKKLYHFFIGNGKVPAELGFPIIFQRAEPLNLFRPFVLRRDIYRKMVDTFHEMLRNMSALINEYTVHIPLAHTNGIRKEPL, from the coding sequence ATGCCCGTGGGACTCTTCCGGGTGTGCCTACTGGTGATTACAGCTATTGTCAACCACCCGCTCTTCTTCCCTAAGGAGAATGGCACCGTCCCCGAGAGCACGGAAGAAATCATCCAGAAGATGAAGGAGCGGGAGGAGAGCCTTCGGCTGGAGCAGTTGCGCTTGGAGCAGGAAATCGCGGACCAGGAAGCCACACAGAAGGCTCTGGAAAAGGCTGCAGTGGTAGTGGAggaaagcaaagaggaaaaggTCCGATGGGATATATGGACTGCCCTTTCCATGGTCATCTTCCTGCTGATTGAGCTGTGGAGGCAGGATTTCCAAGAGGGGAACTGGCAGGacacaggaggagaagaagatGACATGGCAGTCCTGGGGAAAGCATTTAAAGGAGTGGCCTTCCCTGACAAGGCTGTTCTGGCCAGCTTCTATGAGAAGCGTATCCTGGGTACCACTGGAGACATGGCCAGGATGCGGGAGATGGTGGAGGGCTTTGCAGATGACCTGCTGGAGGCCTTGAGGAGTGTTTGTAACCGGGATGCCGACATGGAAGTGGAAGATTGCGTGGGTGTGGGGAGCATGTATGAAAACTGGAGAGTGCGTAAACCCTTCGTCTGTGATCTGATAGTGCCTTTTGCCCCCCCAGAGCCTTACTGCTTTCGCTGCCAAACCTGGTGCTCTGGTGACTCTTTTCCCCCAGATGAACAAGGTTACGGCACTATcaaggtgtgcagggcagatgAGGATGCGACAGGTTGCATCTGTGACAAGACTAAACTAGGGGAAGATATGCTGTGCCTCCTCCATAGCCAGGTCAGTAGTACCAGGCCCAGCAGTGAGATGGAAGATCTCCTGTGCTTCAAAAATACTCAATATCTGGATGCCGACCAAGTCATGAAGTGGTTCCAGATTGCTGTCACCAAGGCCTGGAACAGAATCTCCCACAAGTATGAATTTGACCTTTCCTTCAGCCTCCTGGACTCACCAGGAGCCCTGAAGATAAAATTTAAATCGGGGAAATCGATTGCCTTCAACCTCACCCCTGTGGTGCAGTATGAGAACTCTGACGTTTACTTCATCTCCCACTTCCCTCggagcagcctggcagcagACATCCCCTCCAGCACCCACTGGTTTCTCACCTTCTCAGTGTATGAGAGGAGGTTCATCCAGCTGGTCTCCAAAACACTGCCTGCCAATGCCTGCCACGTCAGCTGCCTTCAGATCCTCTCTTTCCTCCATGGGAAGCAATGCAGCCTCACAGGTCCCAGCGGGCTCACCAACTACCACCTGAAGACAGTGCTGCTGCATCTCCTGCAGGCATGTCCCAGTCAGGACTGGGCCCCAGAAAAGCTGGAGGCCCGCCTACAGGACATGCTGAAATTCCTAGAGAAATGTTTGCATGAAAAGAAGCTCTATCACTTCTTTATTGGCAATGGGAAGGtaccagcagagctgggtttcCCCATCATATTTCAGAGGGCTGAGCCTCTCAACCTTTTTCGTCCCTTTGTGCTACGCAGGGACATTTACAGGAAGATGGTGGACACGTTCCACGAGATGCTCAGGAACATGTCTGCACTGATCAATGAGTACACAGTGCACATTCCCCTTGCACACACCAATGGGATCCGTAAGGAGCCCCTTTAA